A region of the Sardina pilchardus chromosome 3, fSarPil1.1, whole genome shotgun sequence genome:
GAGTCGGTTTCGGTGtctaagtgtgtgcgtgtgtgtgtgtgtgtgtgtgtgtgtgtgtgtgtgggtgagtggcaGTAGGCCTGCTCCGTCCACTGGAAAATTtatttcaattacattttccATCCACtcattaaacatttattttttcatagGGTACACTTCTTTTTCGTCTGCGGTCTGCTACGAGTTTTCACCAGCATGGTCAACCTGACCAGCTTGATGAGAGAGTGCATGAGAGATAACGAGCCAACGAATGAGCGAATAGATGCTTTAACTGAACTACAGTTTTGCTATGAATTCAGAATTCGGAACATTCTGATTTGATTAGGCACGGAAAACATATCTGGGATATTAGTCGATAATTCCCAATATGGTGAGGCTCTATTAAAGGCTAAGCGAGATGAAGACCATATGGAGAATTAAGATCACATTCTTAGAATACTGTCGGCAACCACAAGGATTCATTGGCTGTGTCCCTCTATGAACTTGATGCTCATCATGTCATAGATATCATATTATAAAAAACAAATTAAAGCATATTTCCCGAGAGGATTAAGAGATTCATTGAATAGCATTTTTAtgaatcattcaaaaatgtaacaaaatcaGTTATGGTTCAACAAATACAGACAGTGGTATTTAAATTCACATGTGGAACAGATACTAAGAACATAAACAGAGGAGTTAACGGTGCAGTTATCTTAGTTTAACTGTTTGTGTGGAACTCCAAGTCATCTCCTAGGACCAAAGAGATCTAGATTAATTAAACAACCTTGGGGATTATCTCTTTCCAGCCCGGTCATAATGACTTGGCGCAAACAATGGAACAACAGAATTCTTTGAAATCCCTTGGCTTGCTATTGGTTTGCAGACATTAACTGAATTGCAAACATTAATAACTGATATTATAAACATTTTACCTGCAAGTTGACAACAAAGCTTCCAAACATTTTGTCAAGTTCATGTCTATCTAGTCAAACATTGCAAAACTTTGCCAGAATTCCAAACATTCTGTCTAGTTCATATCTATATTAGGAACCACCTGTAACCGAGTAagtgggggatgggggaggaggaggggaaggggtgAAGGACTTCCATTTGCCACAAGGCCAATACACTTTTGGCAGAAAATGATCCCCCATTTGCTGTTTGTCTAATGATTCCCATTTGGTGTTCACTAAAAACCACCTAGTTACAAATTGAGCATTGCATAAGGTCAGCTTACTGAAGACACCAGACAGAATCTTTCACTCTAGCCAGACTGAGAACTCCCACAGACAGCCCAAACACTGGACATGAGTCAGTCAGCTGGCTCAGTCAAAGCCCTAAAAAGTTGCAGGGAGGGAGCAGTTTTATGAGGGGCGACAGGCCAAAATTCCTCACAGCCAGTTACAAGGCCGCAAAGCCCTCAGAAACAGTTACAGGAAACGTCTAATTGAGGGGACTGATGCTCAAGTATGCCAAGCAGTTACAAAAATAATATGAACATATACCGTACCACTATGACTTATAAGCTaaaagcaaaagcaagacaGTAATACTTCTTTGTGCAGAGAAATACTGAATAAGAGCTTTTGCCTTTAGCTTTTGAACTCTTGCTGTTTCTGCATGCTCATTATCTCAATTAAATGGACACAGACATAGCATATAGTCCTATCTGCCTTGCAGGTCTGAATAGTTTATCCACCATGCCATGGTTCCCCATCACACAAAATATAGGTCACTTGATTATATATTTGCTTAATTACATCTAAGTTTTTAACATTCGGCCAAAGGAAAATGGATTGCCTTGGAAAAAACATGTTCTTCATCGCATGAGAAATGAATCAGTGATTATTGAGATCTCACCTGTTTCTCCAAAGGGATTTCTCAGCTGCAACATtgctctcctcttgtctcagcCCAATTTCAGTTCAAGATATGATCTCAAAATATTGTTTTCTCctcaatctgttttttttttatctttatttcTCCCATGGGGTCCCTTAGGAGCAACAAGTGAGATCTCATTTAACATTTTgcttttgtacagtatgtgcatctgTGATATTCATTATCTTGACTTTTACAGATGACTCCTGGGCACAAACATTAATTTTActgttctctgtctgtctgataggAAGAGGAAATAAAGTGATgtatataatttatttatgaTTCAGAGTCCCGAGAGTTTTTGGTCTTGGTTGCTCCTTAAGTCAGTGCAACCAAGCTCCTCGCAATTCTTTTAATTTTCACGGCCCCTCATCTGTTTCTCATTCTGGGGGCTCccgtcctccctcctcctcctctcagagGCGCTCCATCCATCTCTGCGCTTTCGTTTCGTCTCACTCCGTCTTACCATACCGAAGACCCTCCGGTCCGCCTATCCCTCGTTCGCGACCGTCTCTCCACTACCTCGCCCCTCCCCTCGTTACCAATCGTTCGTCCGGAACCCCTCGAGAACATTTTTGGTCCGTGGCGCGCAATAAAAGTAACGCAGCTGCGTAGCTCTGCCATATTTGTTTTAATGACAAACTCAGAGAAAGTTTGAGATATTTTACCGTGTGATATCAAGAGACTTGAAAAGCTACCAAATGCCAGCAGTTGGGTCATTATTGGCCCGTGCTAGAGGGTGTGCATCTTTGCCGAGAGAGTTAAGGGGGCGGATGGATCATGTCTAAGTAGGTGCGAATACTCCATCGAGAGACTGCAGCTAATTATCTTCCATCAGTGGTCTGACTTGGCCCGACACCGGACAGCTACAGGTGGGTTTTTGTAGAAGCTGGCTGGACTATATTAATGTTTCATTGTTGATGCAGTTGACGCAAAGGTTTTGTAAAAAATCTGAAGTGCTTTTGTTTAGGACTGATTTTCAGcaagagtgtgaatgtgtttttggCATTGGGTGCAGGCATGCATAACTTTTCCGTTCTGTTGACTGTGCTgagattttattttcattttcatttttagtCATATCTGTAGACAGTATCTCATTCATAACATGTTGAAAGCACCCACTGCCATTCCAATGAATCCACTTCATTGTAAATGATCTGACATTGAGTTGGAACATTGAATGTTCTTATTTCTTATCAACGTGTGGATAAATTCTGTCATGTTGCACTTTTATGAAACATGTCGGTTCTGTAGTGGGCTATCACTGCACAAAGGCTAAACAAATTCAAAGAGTAGAGTTATAAAACATGGAAGAGGAACCTTTTATGCAAAATGATTGGGCTTATTCGGGCATCTGGATCAGCATCACTGATTGTATTTCCTTGTCTTGTGGGaggatgcaagtgtgtgtatgcaatgtaatgacagtcacacacacacacacacacacacacacacacacacacacacacacacatatgcatgcacactcaaacacgcacacacgcgcacacacacacacacacacacacaaacacacacacacacacacacacacacacacacacacacacacacacacacacacacacacacacacacacacacacacatgcaacacaaacTTCAATATGCATGGCTAAAAATAGTTGTTGGCTCAGTCACCCGTTTGTGATCCAGGTAAGTTGAGTACACGGCTGGTTTATGTTATCATTATTTATGCGTCTGGGTATGTCATCGGAAGAgcttaattcaacacaaacaTGGCTTCAATCTGGCTTGAAAATCTTTGAGGAAGATGAGGTCTGTCCAATTTTCAGACATGCATCCGACATGCAACACATATATTTTGTTTGTAATACAGTAAAAAGGCAGCCAAATAAGCAACAGCAAAACATATGCAGGAATGTGGAAAAGAGCTATAACAACAATGAGACTTCGATAACAGTTTTTCAAGGAGACACTCTCTGGCATGGCTCAGATAATAGTTGTCCTTGTAATTGGGTTCTGCATATTTTTTCTCCATATCAGTTTTATGTGGATATATAACTCTCATCACATCATTCACAGTTTACAGAAAGTACAAGTAGCATAACTTccctcttctgtttctctctctctctctatctctctctctctctctctctctgcctcatctgctctctctcatgGGTAGTATGTCAGTCACAGGTCTTTAGGGTCGAACTCTTCTGGTGTGGCGCAAACATGATGCAGTGGACAGCGTGGACTCTCTGGTGCCTCCTGCTGGTTAGGGCAGAGAATGCAGGTCAGTGAGGCACGAATGAGCTGATTCCTCTCATCTAGAGATCAACGGCACCTGTGTTACATCACTGTGTTAACCCCAGTAAATCTGTTGACATTtcacactgtaaaaacacaAGAATACCCTTCCCCAGGCAACTTTATCTCCTGTTATCAACTTCCTCCGAGTAGACATGGTTTGATGGTGCTGCTggatgacctgtgtgtgttggtctctgCAGACGGTGGTCAGGACAGGCAGTGCTCGCTCACCCTGGCGGGGACGGAGCACCCGGTGCAGGGCTACCTGGAGCGTTTCGACGTGGGGCTGGGCTGTGCGGCCAGGGAGAGTGGTCCCCGCGAGACACACGTCATCACTGTGGCCAGAGCTCCGAGCTCGACTGACCAGCAGGTGCACTGAACCCTGCTCTCTACCTCTGTtttgttctcactctctctgtatttccagTGTTAGAATCTTTTATTCGTCACTATTATCTCAGTGTAAATACATGAatatattattgttttgatcttttatttgtcattattatctcaGTATGAATATACGAATATGTTATTGTTTTGATCTTttatttgtcattattatctcaGTATAAATACTTGAATATATTATTGTATTGATCTTttatttgtcattattatctcaGTATGAATATATGAATTATTGCTGTTTCAGGTTACGGTGCTCTTGAGGCCGTTGCCTCATTACAAGCCTCTAGATCGGGacgtgctgctggtgctgagcTCCCAGCGTGCAGTGCGCTGGTGGCTGGAGGCGGACGGCTTACCTGCGGGCCTGCTGGTGGTGGCTCAGGTGTGTCCCTTGATGGGGCTTTCACATCACACTCATGGCAAGCATGGCATAAGCAATTTAGTGTTTCTCAGGAAAAACAAGTGATCGAGGTGATCGAGGTAGTACAATAAGCTAACGTCTCCTCCCTGGTCTCTTGTGAGGTCACAAAACAGGGAACTTGAAGCAGATGCTTACTGTAATCAGTACGCCACGTTgtctcccccccaaaaaaatgacAGAACTATATGGCAAAATGTACATAATATAAAGTAATGTATTGAAAAACGTACGCTTATGACGGTGCTTTGTGTCCCGTTTGCCACCAGGCCTCGGGCAACTCCACGGTGGAGTCCCAGGGTGTGAATGTGCGGGTGCAGCAGGTGGCCTCGCTGCCCTGGCGCCCGCGGGCACTGCTGCAGTGGAGCCTGCAGCGCTACCGCACCATCTCCTCCCTCACCCACGCCGCGCACGCCAACCGCGTCTACGTCCGCCTGGGAGAGGGTAAGCCAGCTGCTGACACATGACATTTTGGGTGCATGGGCAACATGGCAAAGTTGTCAAATTTGATCTACTGTAAACTggcataaacaaaaaacaagcatAAAAAATTGGTACTACCTAGCTCGAGTTGTTGCAGCAGTATTTCTTAAACATGTATTTAAAATAAGTATTTAAAATATTGCATttagtgtgtatttttgtaaaaTATTGTTGATAAAACCAAATAGCCTACTTTTGGTGATGCAATGACATCGTAAAAGTGCAAACAGTAAATGTGTAgcctctgactggtgctgacTTAATGTTGAGTAATGTGCCCAGACTTGAGATCACaatattgagattcaggaagTGATTCAGTGCAAGATGAGTAACTGAGCGGCTAATATGTGGCTTATGTGTGGCTAATGTGTTTACTCAGACATAGaatcacacactcccactgtagcacacacacagagatcccaCTTCCTtgcgcgcgcacactcacacacacatgacacaccattacagccccacccccccgcccacacacagcATAAACCCCCCAAACATACACcataccccacccccaccccccaatacACAACATACCCCCTCCCTGTGCAGATACAGAACATATCCCACCCACTGTGCAGATGcacaactgcaaaaaaaaaatgtgacttTGATTTGCTGGACAAAGACACAATGCTTTGGTGGGCTTAGCCCACCCTGGCTCCTGACACCGGCCATAGttgcacacacttgcatgcgtgctaatacacacacacacacacacacacacacacacacacacacacacacacacacacgcacacatatacagacatataCATTCAAAAACACAGCTCAGACATGCATCCATTGAAAACAAATGTGCACAGATGTGTTTTCTTCCACTCttggtttcttttttcatttcttttctctgcTCTACTCTTAGATACCAGTTTGTCCAGGGAGTGCCACCTGCAGTCTCTTTTCCTGTCTCGCAACTACCTGACATCTGAAGTCCAGCCACAGGAAGTACAAGGCTGTGTCCTACCTGGTGCTGAGTCTGACCCGGAAGTACACATCATCAAACTATGGTCTGCAGGATCTGCCCTCTGTGGGTGAGACCATGGCACTTAACCTCATACACAGATGTGTTTAGTAGAGCTTGGCATTGTAATGGTAACTTGATCATTCATTTCAGTGTAACAGTCAGTGTTTCTGATGGCTGACATGAAATTCTCTTTGAACAATTAGTTAagcggaaacacacacagacattttccaTCTAACCCAGAGAAGCCCTCTTCTGGGAAATTTATACAGAGCCACCACTGCTTTTTTTACTCATTTGATGCGGTATAATTTAATTTGTTGATCATTGaatgaacattattgccaaaTAAACCGAAAGCTTGAACTTCTGAGTAGGCCAGCAAATTATAGCAGTAGTGCAGTTGGCCTGACCTTGCTGGCCCCATCGGAGTAGAGGTAAACATGTAGGGAAACCACAAACTGACTTCCAGACGTCGGACAATGTTTCCGTCGTGACTCAGCCCATTTGTGCCTCATTCTCCAACATGAGTCAGTTAAGGAaatcattttttctctctctctcatctctttctctatgtaaTAAATGAGTTGACTCATTCTGTGTCTGGCAGCAATCTGCAGGTGGAGGTGTCAGTCTCGCTACTGCCCCCGGTGGCCAACAGCGGCGCGCACAAGCTGGTGCTCATTCTCAGCAGCGCAGCTCCGGTGAACTGGGCCATCACTGCCACAGGAATCCGGGGACACATATTTGTCTACGTGAggccctttctttttttcttataCAGCACATCTGTTTTAATGAGGCTCTAATCTTCCTCATTTTGAACAAAGCTCTTAATGCTCACTGCTTTGTGCTCCCATGGACAGTTACATAGTCACTGGGCAACCTGCCCTTGAAAACACAGAGATTGTGGTTGTTGCGGCTCTTGGCAGATTCTCCAGAGAAACCAAACAAATGGCTTTGCTTGCCTTTCCGCGACCTTGCGAGGTGTATACTATATCAACCTCTATGCTTCTCTttgggttgttgttttttcgaAACCCGCCCACAGGCGTCCAACAGCGTgacccccctctaccccccaaGGCCCGATCTGACCATGACCAACATGCTCAGCTAcgacctcctctccacctcagaCCTCCTGGAGTGGGCCAATGAGAACGGCTTTCCCAGAGTGACCTCCTACACGGAGGCCGACCTGGCCAATCGCTTTGTGATCCGGCTGGCAGGCGGGGGAGCAGACCAGAACGGTATGAGCTGCTTTTAGATGTTTCATGTCTGACATGTGTGTTTCATTGTTGGGAGGTCTTGACCTCCTCTTACTGCCAAAGTGAAGTTTTCTTTATAATAATGTGCGCTGTGTATTTTAATATCGGTGCATCGGATAACACAGCATCGAATGCTCTACACTTGGTCCATACAAAGCTAAGAAAACAAATAGTTACATATAATATTAGTAATTATTTTAAGTCTCTCCCActgaatatctctctctctcacacacacgcacacactttctctgtctatttctccatatctctctctctttctttctttctttatgtttttttctaaCCCTTGTTCATGAatccatccctcttctctccctccaccagtGATGGTCCCCGTCAGACCACCCAGGCTGGGGGAGCCAGCGCCGGGGCAGTGGCTGACCGGGGACGGGGAAGCTCAGGAGGCCGTCAGCGTTCAGTGTCAGGATGGTCAACTAGTCGTGGCTGTGGACAAACACACCTTACAGGTGTGTCTCTCAAACTGGAACTGTCTGGTCCTCTGTTCCCCTATTTACAGAAATGTTCTcagtgagagagcgagacgtgcagacagacagacagacagacagacagacagacagacagagaatcaCCTCAGACTGTAATATTTGACAGCACTCTTGTAGACTGTAATGTCTTGACAAATGTTCTATTTTTGGACCAGAAACCCAGCTGAAATCACTTAGAGGTCAGATGTAGTATTTACCGCtaaccacccctctccccctgtcGCCTCCCCACACCTGCACAGGCGCTGTCTCTTCCTCAGGCAGCGGTGACCTTGCGTGACCCCGGCTGCCTGGCCTCGTCCAATGGGAGCCATTTCCTCTTGGCGTTCCCAGTCATTTCCTGCGGGACCGAGGGCTTGCTGGAGGGCAGATCCCCAGCTCTTCAGTATAAAAATACGGTGAGACTCAGACATCACGTGTCACTcaccactcaccacacacactaccactggCAACAGGCTTCTAGGAAATACTTGAGCATACCGCATATCTCACATCAGACAATGGAGTGACTTGTTTGTTGCAAAATATTGAGAATGTCCGGCGACAGCGCATTCAGAGCAACGTTTCGAAATGTTTACTCGGCCTTGATTAGACAACCATAATGTTTGGAGGAATGAAATTATAGAAAACATCCACATCATGCATGATGGCTTGTGGAAGAAGTCTCTGGAAAGTTCTGGGCTCTGCAGCGCAGACAGCCGTGGttgacaaatgtgtgtgaggggtcagtCTGTGTGCAGTCACACACAGGAAAGCGCAGAGAAGCCACAGCTGCCTGTCTTACGCTCCGAGGCAGATCAGCGCTGAAGATAACAAGTAGGCCCCAACCCAAACAAACTCCACTCATACTTACTGTCTGCTCAGCGCTATGAGGAAAACAGTCTTGTTTCTTAGGAATAACGAAAGGTAGAGAGCAGATCAGGAGAATACTGTATTCCTGCTACACTTCTTcttagcactttgagatcattgatttgatgtaaagtgcaatacaaataaaatgcattattattagGATAAGAGACGCGATGCGCTGTTGCATACTCAAGTCACATGTAGCATGAGACGTACACTAAGAAAGTATCACATGGACTGATTTTGCACTAGACAGGTTCATGAACCTACACTTTGGGATTCGTCATTGATTGTGTCTGACTACAAGGTGTACCCTTATTGGGTTATAGGAAAGATGGCCGAGGTGGGtcgctttcattttctctcGTCCTCTATAGCAGATTGGATTCGCAGAGGCACTATTGTTGGTGTCATTCTGAAGGATGCCATTATTGCCCATAACTGCACAGGGCCAGCTGCCCAAGGTGTGACCAGAGTCAGAATGTTCTTCTTTTTGACGCCCTGCGGCCCAGTTCTTCATTTG
Encoded here:
- the engl gene encoding transforming growth factor beta receptor type 3 isoform X3 encodes the protein MMQWTAWTLWCLLLVRAENADGGQDRQCSLTLAGTEHPVQGYLERFDVGLGCAARESGPRETHVITVARAPSSTDQQVTVLLRPLPHYKPLDRDVLLVLSSQRAVRWWLEADGLPAGLLVVAQASGNSTVESQGVNVRVQQVASLPWRPRALLQWSLQRYRTISSLTHAAHANRVYVRLGEDTSLSRECHLQSLFLSRNYLTSEVQPQEVQGCVLPGAESDPEVHIIKLWSAGSALCGNLQVEVSVSLLPPVANSGAHKLVLILSSAAPVNWAITATGIRGHIFVYASNSVTPLYPPRPDLTMTNMLSYDLLSTSDLLEWANENGFPRVTSYTEADLANRFVIRLAGGGADQNVMVPVRPPRLGEPAPGQWLTGDGEAQEAVSVQCQDGQLVVAVDKHTLQALSLPQAAVTLRDPGCLASSNGSHFLLAFPVISCGTEGLLEGRSPALQYKNTVLLWRHRLPAPDQNETALEWTKEQSPVAIHFSCEAPGSAPVRPPVVLPTPGSGVGSGGRRGAQMLPVLTMQLFVTEHYEKRRTGPCVITADNRVYVQITAEGVFKGGVEVQSCVVSPHSGPRLSPSWPVILNGCSRESSFLLTPLRRESGRKGGATEEDEDDGDEDEDDKDEIKEDDDDDGDDEEKEEDDDKERARALLSKQQFAGHSVRKSRMRSRRDGDEGRPERERGAKDEEEKKEKKEMKRKKEAKPSHLRFSFVLHPVFNDSVHFLHCSLRQCSPGDPRQTPTAARAAERRCQGGVAIPALIKAQLTSQKANTSCEYRNLTRPMFVTKRLLPPAGQRNHKPVMTQAEIAMPKSLRTSASGQHRAIEPLKPSPLQSGSGVGTGPVLGIVFAAFLMGICLMGALWCVYSRTGTRADGPQGIENMGKDAWNHAALLEHSNTAV